One window of the Delphinus delphis chromosome 20, mDelDel1.2, whole genome shotgun sequence genome contains the following:
- the LOC132417211 gene encoding LOW QUALITY PROTEIN: histone H4-like (The sequence of the model RefSeq protein was modified relative to this genomic sequence to represent the inferred CDS: deleted 1 base in 1 codon) — MSGRGKGGKGLGKGGGAKRHHKVLRENIQGITKPAIHRVARCGGVKPISGLIYEETRGVLKVFLENVIRDAVTYTEHAKCKTVTTMDVVYALKRQGRTLYGFGG, encoded by the exons ATGTCTGGCCGAGGCAAGGGTGGAAAGGGTCTGGGGAAG GGGGGGGGCGCCAAGCGTCATCATAAAGTTCTCCGTGAGAACATCCAGGGCATCACCAAACCTGCTATCCACCGCGTCGCCCGGTGTGGTGGTGTGAAGCCTATTTCTGGTCTTATCTACGAGGAGACCCGCGGGGTGCTGAAAGTGTTCTTGGAGAATGTGATCCGCGACGCTGTCACCTACACCGAGCACGCCAAGTGCAAGACTGTCACCACCATGGACGTGGTTTACGCGCTCAAACGCCAGGGACGCACTCTGTACGGTTTCGGCGGCTAA